Within Dysgonomonas sp. HDW5A, the genomic segment TAATCTCTCTAATCCTATTACTTTATCGAAATGAGTAAGTACCCCATTCAGATCATTTACAATATCATAACCGGCATCATATATATGGCAGGTATCAAGACAAACTCCCATTTTATCCTGTAAATGAATACCATCTAATATCAGTCTCAACTCCTCAAAAGTTCTGCCCACTTCGCTACCTTTACCTGCCATGGTTTCGAGCAATACGATAGTAGTTTGTTCGGGAGTAATAATACTGTTCAATGCTTCTATAATCTGACCAATGGCTATATCTATAGGTTGTGAAGTATAACTGCCGGGATGAAAATTATACAATTTGCAAGGCAGTTGTTCCATTCTTAGTAAATCATCGGTCATCATTTCACGCCCAAACTGCCTTGTACGCGGTTCGGCAGAGCACAGGTTCAAAGTATATGGTGCATGTGCCAATATGGGGGCAAAGTTATTTGCTTCCATTAATTGAGCTAAAGCTTGGGCATCTTTCGGGTCTATTGCTTTTGCACTTCCTCCCCGTGGATTACGAGTGAAAAACTGAAAAGTATTTGCTCCAATACTTAGTGCATCCTTACCCATGGCTTCAAAGCCTTTCGATATTGACAAATGACATCCTATATTCAACATTTTGTATTCTTATTTATTTGTTATAAGGTCAAAGACCTTTTTATTAAGTCATTAAGCATATAAAGACTATCCTTTTATGCACCTTCCGGCATATAAAGATAGTCCAT encodes:
- a CDS encoding deoxyribonuclease IV yields the protein MLNIGCHLSISKGFEAMGKDALSIGANTFQFFTRNPRGGSAKAIDPKDAQALAQLMEANNFAPILAHAPYTLNLCSAEPRTRQFGREMMTDDLLRMEQLPCKLYNFHPGSYTSQPIDIAIGQIIEALNSIITPEQTTIVLLETMAGKGSEVGRTFEELRLILDGIHLQDKMGVCLDTCHIYDAGYDIVNDLNGVLTHFDKVIGLERLYAIHLNDSMNPMGSGKDRHATIGEGSIGLETMKRIINHPKLTHLPFYLETPNELDGHAKEIKILKEMYQETECVSTKSI